ATTGTGATAATCTAACTCAATGATATCTGTCACAACACCATAATAATCCACATCTTCATACCTTGGATTCCTTTAGTTTACTAGCAATGTGTCATAAGCCTTGCGTTGCCACACTGTGAATTCATTGAATTCTGCGGTATGAACCAGACGGGAAACATAattataaccctaaaaatatatatatactaggAGTAAATCTACAAGGGctaattagaaagaaaacatTATTATATTGGAATATGACATAAGTTGATAAAATGACCGAAGAGGAGTCCAGCATAGCATAAGATAATTATATTTTCAAACACTAGTGAAATATAACATAATACAAAATAGATCATTTGTCCTCATCACTGCTGCTTAAAATCTCAATGGTAACATTGTGCATATTTCATGAGTTCATATGTGGGAGAGACAGACTTGTAAGACGACTTTGTGCTTGATAAGTGTGTGGTTCTCCAACAATAACAACATAACTAGTAGACTCTTCATGAACGTTGAGCTGGATGATTGGTTGTGAATTTGCTGTTGTAATGTTTGAAGCAATAGACGAATGTGATGTTGGAGATTCAGTTCTAATTCTAATTCCATGACGTCGCtgtccaccattctcaatgatgTACAACTTgatcaaattcaaaacaaacgcAAGCGTATGAAGCAACCTTCTATTTTCTATAGACAACTTAGTGAAGGAGTGTGAACGTTTTACACTAGAATACAAGCACAAATTCATAATTGTGCCAACATATTCTTttgttattatttattaatatttattgGACACAATTTATAACATTTGTGTCATAAAAAAGAATTTATAATTATTAACTCATTTGTCTAAAGACCCACTAACTCTTGTATGGAGAATGATGACCCTAAGGGCACAATTGTTAGTTTTGTGTCACTGCATGAAGGACTTTTTATacaataagaaaataaatactTACGATAAAGCCAAAACCATATCATCAAGTATCCAAAACAAAACTGTAGGAAGATAACAATCTATAAAGCagttgaaaaagataagaaTCTAACAAACATCTCCAATTCTAATTCCGCAACGTCGCCTATCAATGATGTAGAACTTGATGAAATTTAAAGAAACACAAGTGTATGAAGCAACCTTCTATTTTCCATACACAAATTAGTAAAGGAGTGTGGACGTTTTATATTAGAATACATGCACAAATCCATAATTGTGCCAACATATTATTTTGCTATAGAgtgatttattatttattaatatttattgGACACAATTTCTAACATTAGTGTCATAAAAATGattttataattattaaaatatattgtGTATTTGAAGACTGAATGGGAAGTAGGCTGATTCATTACTTATTAATATTTAATGGACACAATTTCTAACATTTGTGTCATATAAAGGAATTTATAATTATTAACTCATTTGTCCACTAACTTTTGTACGTACCCTAAGGGCacaattgttggttatgtgtcaATGCATGAAGGACTTTTAatacagtaaaaaaaataaacacttgCTATGAAACCAAAAACCATAtcacaaatataaaaaaaacaaatctcCAGGAAGATAACAATCTAAAAAGTAGTTCAAAAATATATGAATCTAACAAACATTCATCGTAGCTAGAAATGATTCATTGTAAATCTAAAAcacgccacttagtactacggtgcAGTGATAttattctttacttgtaagtgagagatctgaGGTTCGGCTTTCGcgaaaaacgaatttgaacaaTATTATTGCTAACTTATTTTGAGGCTAAAATATTGCATAGTAATAAAGAGCTCCATACCATTATTTACcccaattttataaattttaattttggtgTGCTAGAGGAGGTAAAGACAAAGGATAAAACACATACAATGCTTCTGACAAATAATTTTTATAGGCACAAAATGTTTTTTGTGCCCATCTTCAGTAAAAAACAGATGTCATCTAACCCTACTTAGCACGGTTTCCGTGCCCATTACTGTTTTgtgtcattttttttaacattgggCACCATAGATGGTGCCCTCTATGGAATGAGAACTGTTTAAGCTTTTTAGTGGTCAAACAGGCACAAAATTCTCAATTGTGCCCTTTATTTTGTATCCAAAGCTCATTTTTCTTGTAGTAATAGCTAACCATGAAAATGCGTCGCAAGGTTGAGCACAAAGAAAGCTACAGAAGCAGGCTCCTAAATGAAGAATAACGCGTCAAATAGCACCAACCGCAGAACTACGATACCATTATAAtaatgggaactttaacaaaaagctcccGGTATTTTTTACtctaacgaaaaaccatatttttacactaaaaagtcaatcatggtactattcactttactctttattttgtctttattgttaaaactcaaagttttcaagccattttcattagttttccttataatatATTGTAAAAGAAAATGTTGCCAAGGCATGTAGTCCAAGAAGACAAACCTGCATCTCGTAAACACGCTCGAAGGGCCATTTACCATGATATTTGACTGGACCGTTCCCAGCtgcttctctttctttctctctgtcAACCATACAATAGTAACGGCAATCACTTTGGCAATCCCATTATTTCCAGTGCTGATAAAGAGGTTCTTGCAAGGACCATGGACCATCAACGGAGACCCCATCGGAAGAAAAATTGCAATGTGGAAAGCATCTCTACGTTACACATTCGGTTTCTCCACATTGTTTTAGACATGCCCTAATTGCAATTAATCATTTATCAATTTCCAAATTCGCAATGTGAAATCTACATGACAAGTTACAAGTGAAGGCAAAATAACAAAATGTTGATCCACCAAAGAATTAATACTCAAGGAACTTGTACAACTTAGGAATAAACCAATTATTACAAATTACTTTCTAGCAAGGTACTTACCAAGAATAATTCCAATTGTGTAATAAAGCTTGGTAAATTAACTCTATGGAAGCTATTTTATTCAAGGGTTATTATGTATCAATTCATCCACTAAATTACTCATTAGTGAATCACCATATAGAAATTGCTGAAATTTCAGTCATTTGGAAGATAAATGGCTGATTCAAAGAAAGAACGCCTTGTGCATGCTAGAGTAATTTAGGAGGCTACATTGTGTTCTAACTGATGAACAAGAAGAGGTGACAATCCATATGTAGTTTTTAAACTTTGAACAAATATGAAAACCTCAAAAAACATACAACTTGCAGAACTCAATATGAACAATAAAAGAATATCTAAAAAATGGATAAAACAATTACCTATAGCCATGATGTGGGTTAAACAATCATTAATTATAAATAACATCATCATAATCTTTTCTGATATTATTCATTACAAAAACCAACCTATGCaagaatgaaaaaaaaggaaatttacAACTGTTTACAGCGAAATGTCGAACCTTTCTGTTGGTGCCCATGTAGATTCAAACTTATCTTTTAGCTAACTGAATATGTAATCTATGTCGCTTTTGTCTTTCATAGCATTTTTTATCAAATTCCCTTTCATAATTTGTCTCCGAATTCATTATTCTGTATTTGCAAAGCAATTTGAAAAATATGCAAGGAAGAGAACATATTCATTTGTCACTAGAGTGCGTGGAAATATCGGTATACACAAAAATCATGAGGGTAACCTCTGAGATGTAACTCTATAATCAACATACCTCTGAATTAAAGAGGCGGCTATACGGTACCATCACATATGCTTCGGTACTATCACATTGCTGAAATTTTTGATGATTGGTCAACCGAAGCATATGTGATAGTACCGTATCGTATGCAATGCCTTGTAAGTGACTCGAATTCTTCCGGTAAATTCCTCTGAATTCTTTAGCAAACATCCGGTCGTTAAACTTAGCAATATATGCCATGTACACCGATGCAATCAAGAATTAAGCATGAAATCAAATGTGATATGTGATAGTATCTTCCTAGGTAACTCACTGGTGAAGATGGCATTTTACCGCAGAGGCAAAAAGTTTTCATGCCTAAGCACCTTGGTGCGGGTTTGATCTTCACCGACTTCCATAACAACTAATTATTTAACCCACTAACGCTATCGTTCTACTAAAAAAACTCAGTTGATAATACAAATGACATAATCGAAAGCTATAGAGTTGAACAAACAGTTAATACATGATACAAGATCAATACATTTTCCATTGCTGTAACTATTGAAGATTCATTTTTTACTATTAACATTcattttttacgatttttataGTCTGAGAGTATGCAAATAAAAAAggataaattacacaaaactacctcaattattgGTCGAACCATaatctcatacctcatgttttaaaaattacaatgtcATTCCTTATCTTACAAATTTATTGCAATGTCAgacctccgtcagtttttctgttaatttatttgttaaatGCTGAAGTGGTTTGAGGCGGGCCCAATTCGTAGTTCAGttggattaaaaattaattaaatattcaaaaactaaaattatttaaatgtttttatttaaaaatatgagACCCACCCTACAAACTCATCCCCTCACCCTTCTTCACCAACCATTTCCTCTACCACCGTTTCTTAGGCGAGCTTCTTAGGCGAGTTAACTACAAACTCTAGCGACAAGCATcgttgccaccaccaccattccACTGCTCTCGGTGCCATGAACAGGATCCACCCAGAGTTTAGGTTGCTTGGTTGCAGTTCATGGCGGATCGAACTAGGGAATTCTCGGGATTTCAACGCCGGAAATCTCGTCTTTAGAGAGGACGGTGAAGGTGTAGCGTTAGAGATTGGGGATAaattgttttgggtattttatTAAGGTTTCTGAGTGAGCGAGAGTGACACTTGGGATTGGAGATGGTGGTAAGATTTGTAAAGCTTAAATGGTCTCCTGCCTTCTATGCAATATGACCatctggaagaaaaaaaaaaggacgaagaggaggaggagaaagaggTTGGAGGAGGAACTTCGGAGAAGATTGGTGGGGAGAGATGGATGAGGAAGATGGGTCGGACAGACTAGGAAGATTTGAGCAGCGACGAGTGAATCGACAAACCAGTGGCCGAGATGGTGGACGGGGGAAAAAGGTGAGGGGATGAGTTTGTAAGTGGTGGGTCCCTcttctttaataaaatatttaaataattttagttttagtttttgaatatttaattaatttttaatccaaCTGGATTAAGAAGTGGGCTCGCCTCAAGCCACGTTAGTATTTAAtagagaaattaacagaaaatttgATGAAGgtctgacattgcaacaaatttgtaagatgaggtatgatattgtaatttttaaaacatgaggtatgagattgtgtttcgaccaatagttgaggtagttttgtgtaatttacccagtGTTTTAAAAAACGGCCTAGGCGCTGGGCGTGGTTATGCTGATCTGATTAGGTTCGAATCGTTAAGAAAAATCAGGGAGCTGTTAGGCGTCCGCCTAGGCGCTCTTAGGAGGCCTGGGCGGTCTAGGCAGCGGTTTAGGTAGAGTGAAATGGTTTCCTGGGAATAAATCTAACCAAATACCCAGAATCGCAAAAGCTTTCTCGCCACTTTGACTCCCTCTCTCTGTGCACCACGACTTTCTTAGTTGTCGCGACTCCCTCTATCTGAAATCCATCGAAAAAAGAGGAACTTACACCGAAATAGAAGaagaggaaacaaaaaaaaggggAGAATTTACAGAGGGAAAacgggaaagaagaagaagaagaagaagaagaggaaaggggaaaaagacaaaaacgatgaggaaaaggaagaataaaaaagaataaagttTCGGTTTTCAAAATGGTTGGGAGTCTCAAGGCGTCAAAATGGTGTTGGGAGTCTCTGACTCTCCTGGCTGATGTGAATTGTGAGGGATGCATGGGGACTAGGGGTGGAAGGGTGGGGTCACATCACACACATGGTGCTTTATGAAATGGGGAAGGATGCATGcactttttcataattttttctttattacaAACCACCTAACCCACTACGTgggatttatacctttatttttttaaaattagatacaatcattcaaaatatcttaagttATATGGTATATGTGCTTaatgtattttttaatttcgaacttgttgaatactttttttacattttatcattattttattatcttatttATAGATTtcacaagtataattttttgtaagtgttaATATGCATATatttacaagaaatttacctaaatccgcttaggccgcctaggcgcttgCCTAGCCCCCAGGCATTAGACGCCAGCCCatcgcccgactagcgcctagtgttttttagaaccttgaatttacctaataaaaaaggaaactttttattgattttttgaaACTGGATCAGTTTAATTGGGTGTTGAGAAATTATTGACGGCTATGATTGGAGAAACCATGGATGAGTGCGTACCTGGAGGGGCAGGATCGTGGCGGCAAAAGAGCGGTCAGCATATCAGAATCGAAAAAGGCATTTGTCGTTAACACGAGAGGGTGAGCAACTCAGGTCAAGTCAAGCGAATGATGCTCAGGTGGTTCAATTTTTCAGCGACAGTTTGGGTTGTTGTGTtggaaaaaaaactgctgtttTCAAAAGTATGGCTGGAACTGCTTCTGCTTTCTCAAGCTTGACAAAAAAccactttcttttttatttatcaaataaaattttagtcttagattttaaaaaaagttgtttttaaaataatttcaacaATTCAAACTAACCATGATGGATGGAAAAAAACTACTTAATAATATggtataataatattttttttcacttataagtgagagatcttgaTTCTGGCCAAACGCACTCCCTCCTCTCACTATAAATAATCTCGTttgttaaggaaaaaaaaaacataaaaccaagaaCTGAACCAATCAAATCCAAAGTCGAAAATTGTGGTTTCCTTCAGCTCTGTCATTCCGGTTTCAAAGCCCTAAGTTCATTTCATCATGTCTTGTCCAACTGGCCCACCCCCAGCCTAACACTATTGATGGGCGGCTCAGATTAAactaggggtggaaaaaaaatcgaaatttccaaaccaaattgaaaaaatcCCGAAATCGAACCAAAAATATCCCGAATCAAAAATCCCGAAAATTTTGATACCCAATACTGAACTGATCCCGAAAATTTGGTATGAAAATCGGTCTCACATTTGTATTCGTTcggtaatctcgaactgaaccgaaaaaaaaaaatttaattttaaatatatatttgaaattttaacaaTCGTCTGATATTTGGTTGAGGTTTAATCTCGAGAATCCAAATAAACCCTAACTCAGACTCAAATCACTCTCTCTGAGTCTCTGTCAACCTCACCTCACCTCAGTGACCTCACCGGCTCACACTCCTCGTCGTCTTCGACCTCACCCATTGTCGACCTCACCTCACCTCGCTGGAGAATCACTTGTTTTGGAACTGCCCCATCGTGAGTTCGTACATCACTACATTGTATAACCCTCGATTCctatttcaatttcttttcttcGAGGCCCTTTTTTGCTTTTcgaatttttacaattttttatatgTCAATCAATTTTTTCCAGGTTTCCAGAGGCTGCCCCTTTCGCTGCCGTGCTAAAATTCGCTGCTAAGTAATTCAAAGTATGTAATTTTCTAATTGATTATATGAGTATTATTAGAAATTTTGGATTGGTTGGTTGTTTTTATCGGGCATTGATCAGATTAGGGTTCTTGGTTTCTGGGAAGGTGAAATCCCTTTTTATATTTCACATTATTAGGGTTCTTGGTTTCTGCGTTTTCAAATTGCATTCTTTCACTAATGACAATGGTATTATTGACATTGAAAGCTGGAAATGGAGCAACATGGTAATCACCAAGCGGTAGTGATTGTAGGCTTTTCATTTCTAAATCGATTCCTGATGTGATTCATCAATGTTTGAGTTCTGTGGAAGAATCTATTTATACAAGGTCCTAAATCATTTATTTCTCCACATATTCTTGATCTTTAAATTTGGTGCAATATGTCGATCTATACTTGCTAGAGGACTCAAAAGGTTGCATAAGGGTTCTGTTGAGTTTTGTAGAGGAAAGGATGCTAGAGTTTTGTGGGTATGAGAAGTATTTTAGGGAAGCAGTTCCATGGGCACGTTTAATGGTGTTATCTTCTCTGGCAATCTCGTGCTTGTTTTGGAATTGGTTTGTCTTTTCATGTCTAGCCGTCGAATATCTGAACACTCTATCCTTTTCGTTGTCCACTTGATCATTCATTCGCTGAATGGATTACAAATCACTGTTGGGCAAGGTGTAAAGGGAGTAATGAGGAAAGGGAAAATTTGAATTAGGTCCAATTTTATAGGCTACTTTTGAAATAGGTtcaatttttagttattttggACTCATATCAAAAGATCCCTTGAAGAAAACACTAGGAGTAGGAGACTCAATGCTCGGGTTGTAGTGTTGTCTGTGAAATCTCGATTTGAGGAAAACACTAGGAGTAGGAGACCCAAaattatttcgggattcccaatTTGTCCCAAAATCCTGTATCTATTTTAGGATTCCCTAAAATTTAGTTTGAGATCGGTATTGAAATTAGGATTCCTGAAAACTTCGGTTTTAAAATCGGAACAAGGATTTTGgttcggtatcccataccgaaccggcCCTAGATTAAACGCAAGAACTTACACGTACACACTAACGACACGCGCAATTGAATTCAGAGGTAAAAGGCATATTAGGGTTTGGATCTTCTAGCTGAAAGTAAATTGGGGATTTCAACAATTGAAGGAAGAGACTGGAGGAGTGCGCTGCCGATTTCCAATTTGAAACGCATTCGGTAATGGTAAACTTCCAAACAAAGTGTTTGAAATACATTTCTGCTTCTGAATTTTCTGTACATTTCTGTGGGTTTTCATGCCTTCGATTTTACTTGTTTGACCTCCATTTTTGATCCAATCGCCTTCTGCTAAAAACTGTTCTAGTTCTATATATAAATAGACACACACATATTATATTAGGGTTTAGTGTAAATACCCCAGTTCCGTTAGTgtgtgttatttattttttattttttaagaattaTTAGACAAAGTTTCTGATTGCAGTTTTTTCTTACCCAAACAGAATATTGTGATTTTAGGGTTTAGATATGGATGTCGAGGTTGATCACTATAAGGTTCTCGGTTTACCTTCTGGCGAGGAAGGCGCCAAGCTTACACAGAATGATATAAAAAAGGCATATAGAGCCATGGCTTTGGTGTTGCACCCCGACAAGAGGCCCGATGATCCCGATGCCCCGGCCAACTTCCAGAGTCTCATGTCATCCTATGAGATACTCAAGGATGTGAAGGCCAGGAAATTGTTTGATGATTTACTCAGAGTTAAGAGAGACCAGCAGCGCCGCCATTTGGAACGCGATGCCAAGCGACAAAGGATGGTCTCTGATCTTGAAGCAAGAGAACGATCTGCCTTTGCTCCGGATGCGGCTGCCAGAGATAGAGCAGAAGAGGAGGGAATCGCTAGGAAGCTTaaagaagagattgagagaATACGCAAAAAGCATGCGGAGAAAGGGGCGGCAACTGCTTTTGCTCCTAACAGAGAGACTGGTGGAGTTGGCAAGGAAAATGTGGGTGGTGCAAAGATGGGGTTGGATGAGGAGAAGATGCTTAAAGTTTCATGGGAAAATGTTGGTGAAGGTTATACGGCCGAGAGGTTGAGAGGTTTGTTCTCGGAGTTCGGCGCGGTTGAAGATGTTGTCATCAGGGGCAAGAAGAAGAGAGGTTCGGCTCTTGTTGTGATGGCGACTAAAGATGCAGCTGTGAGTGTGCTATGATTTTCAGATTTGTCCGTTTTAATTTGAACGTTTATTTTCTTATTGCGCTAGTTACTTATGATGGGTGTACTATTTGTAGGCTACTGCAACAGGAACTCTGTTAGGTGATCTTTCTAATCCATTGCTGGTTATACCTCTTAAACCAGTTTCAGTGACTGATGCTCCCCCGGTTCAGAGGCCTGAGGAACCAGATCGACTTAATAACTTGGTTGGGGCTGGATATCAATCATTCGAAGATTCTGTTTTGGAGAAACTCAAAAAGGTTTGACTTGGGCCAACTTTTCTTTATACCTAATCTAAAGATTGCAATTATCATGACGAgactaattaaaattttacttgCCATGTTAATGTGATAATAAGACTTTGTGCATCCAAAAGCTTTGATGTGACCTCTTTTCTTTACTTGTCGAAAAGAAAAGTTACCTCTCTTATCTTTTGATTGTACTGTCGCTGCTGTTGCATTTTTCTAATTAGATGTTTCTGTTATACAATTTTGCATCTTATCAATTTGAAGCAGAATATATGTTAATTATCTGGATCATTCACAGGCTATTATACCTGCTTGTAGTTGTAGTGTTAAAAGGACAATACGGTTGCAGATGCTCAATTCTCTGACAGcagttttatattttattaaatcTTGATCTGCACTTACTTCAGTTCTGAGTCTTTGTCTGGTTTGTCTAATGTAGGCTGGGCAGAAGAAAAAATAGTATTGATTATCCCAAAAGCACTATAAGGTTCTCGTCTCGCGAATGGAGCAAAGGGAAAGCTTATCATTTCCCCTGTGATTGGAGCAAAGGTTGCTCAAGGCCTTTGAAAACGGTTGTTTGGACCTGTATCTCTGAACCAAAACCTATTTGTGAAAACTTACAAATAGGGAACTCTTACGTGCGAGCAGGCTAATATACTATAAAATTCTTGGATTTGCAGGGAAGTCATGGGTGTCCCTCAAGTCCCAAGATTGTGCAAGAGAAGTGTATTAACTATTAACCAGTGTGCTGCTGTTGTACTGTTGCATCACATTAGTGACCGAGAGCTCAGGACTAGCGTTGAAGTTTGTGCTTGTATACTACCATTCTACATTCTCAAGGTTAGGACGGAATTGTTTTCAGTCTCCATTATGAATTGGGTGGGGGGTTAATAATCGGAGATATGACGTTTCGATTCACTTTAACAGAGTTTGAGGTTTCATCTTGTGCTATTTCACAAATCATTGTACACTTTGTATTGTATCAATTCATGGTTCACTTTGGTTTTCATTTGTTTCACCGTTTTTCGTTTCTGTTCAACACTACGAGATTTACATTCAAAACCTCCTCAAATAAAGTGAAGATTAAGTGTCGTTAGACCAAATGATCAGCAGCTAGTGCTTTTCACTGCTAATCCTCTGCTTCTATATATTCCTTGTTCATTAAGCAGATTTGaatgttttatattttgttggGAAAAGTCATTGCCATTCTGGCGGCCGGATCTTATGATACAATATCATGTGTCGGTTTTTCATCACATTATGTTGCATTTTAAATTCGAATGTTACGTAGTGGTGGAAATCTTTCCATGCAAGTCGCTCTCCTATTAATTCAAAATATCATGTATAAGTTGCTCTCCTAATGAAGAAGTAACTATGTAACTATGTAGAGTCCTGATGATTGAGGACAGGTGTCTGAGAGTTGGTGGTTCTTGGCTTGTAACTATGTAGAGTCAGCTCTCTTTAGGTTTAACAgcttcacaaaaaattggaattttATTCGTTCATAACTGTTGCAAAATGAAAAAGTTGTATTATTACAATTAACATACTAACAAGTAATAATTTAAC
This genomic interval from Malus domestica chromosome 05, GDT2T_hap1 contains the following:
- the LOC103440786 gene encoding uncharacterized protein; the encoded protein is MDVEVDHYKVLGLPSGEEGAKLTQNDIKKAYRAMALVLHPDKRPDDPDAPANFQSLMSSYEILKDVKARKLFDDLLRVKRDQQRRHLERDAKRQRMVSDLEARERSAFAPDAAARDRAEEEGIARKLKEEIERIRKKHAEKGAATAFAPNRETGGVGKENVGGAKMGLDEEKMLKVSWENVGEGYTAERLRGLFSEFGAVEDVVIRGKKKRGSALVVMATKDAAATATGTLLGDLSNPLLVIPLKPVSVTDAPPVQRPEEPDRLNNLVGAGYQSFEDSVLEKLKKAGQKKK